The genomic region TTTAAATTATATGGGTATTGCCGAGGATAACCTTAAGAAAATTAAAAAAGGGGCCTTTTTAACGGTAAAGGCCGGAAACGCCCTCAATACCATGACTATCGGTTGGGCAACTTTCGGGTTTATCTGGCAAAAGCCGATCATGATGGTCGCGGTGCGGTCTTCGAGACATACTTTTGGTATCATGGAAGCAGCCGAGGATTTTACCGTTACCCTGCCGGCGGGTGATATGGGCAAAGAAACCGCCTTTTGCGGTTCGAAATCCGGCCGGGACGTAGACAAATTTAAAGCATGCAATCTTGAAATTACGAGCGGAAGTAAGGTTGTTTCACCGATTATCAAAACCCCGGGGCATCATTACGAGTGCAAAATAGTCTACAAGTCCGCAATGAACCCGGCCTTTCTGGATAAAAATATTGAGTCGTCTCTTTATCCGCAAAAGGATTACCATACCCTTTACTTCGGCGAGATACTGGCCTGTTACGAAACCGAATGATTCGATGAGAGCCGTCAGCGATATGCGAAATCAAATGGCTTGAGCAAAGTGACATTATCTTTCCTGCCAGATTCAGCAGTTAA from Deltaproteobacteria bacterium harbors:
- a CDS encoding flavin reductase family protein, with protein sequence MKDLNYMGIAEDNLKKIKKGAFLTVKAGNALNTMTIGWATFGFIWQKPIMMVAVRSSRHTFGIMEAAEDFTVTLPAGDMGKETAFCGSKSGRDVDKFKACNLEITSGSKVVSPIIKTPGHHYECKIVYKSAMNPAFLDKNIESSLYPQKDYHTLYFGEILACYETE